One Setaria viridis chromosome 5, Setaria_viridis_v4.0, whole genome shotgun sequence genomic region harbors:
- the LOC117856850 gene encoding rhomboid-like protein 14, mitochondrial, with amino-acid sequence MGAGMSRGRRRGFGLEASRGMLPLLALQVLMEYGRAGASRPPVTAALLAANALIYLRPGALHEILPSIDRVSFNPQLIIEYRDWARFFLSPFYHLSESHLFYNMTSLLWKGIQLETSMGSAEFASMVAALLGLSQGITLLLAKGLILFGDYTAYYDQYAVGFSGVLFAMKVVLNAWSDDFVYLHGMVIPAKYAAWAELILIQIFIPGTSFLGHLGGILAGLVYLWLKRTFNGPDPLTLLISSITKVVTWPLKFAQKLLRSVRSQGRITGRGRVGRRASARETGRGLWRCSTCTYDNSIATDICEMCSTAREDRSFSQRQNHQAGGSGELSVVEIRRRRLQRFDR; translated from the exons ATGGGGGCCGGCATGAgcagaggccggcggcgcggcttcGGCCTCGAGGCGTCGAGGGGGATGCTGCCCCTGCTGGCGCTCCAGGTGCTGATGGAGTACGGCCGCGCGGGCGCCTCCCGGCCGCCCGTGACCgcggcgctgctcgccgccaACGCGCTGATCTACCTCCGGCCCGGAGCGCTCCACGAGATCCTGCCATCGATTGATCGAGTCTCCTTCAATCCGCAACTCATCATCGAG TATCGCGACTGGGCGCGCTTCTTCCTGTCACCTTTCTACCACTTGAGCGAAAGCCACCTCTTCTACAACATGACATCGCTATTGTGGAAGGGCATACAGCTTGAAACATCAATGGGTAGTGCTGAGTTTGCTTCCATGGTTGCTGCATTGCTTGGCCTGTCCCAGGGTATCACGCTGCTCTTGGCAAAGGGCTTAATCCTGTTTGGTGATTACACTGCGTATTATGATCAATATGCTGTTGGATTCTCTGGTGTGCTCTTTGCCATGAAGGTCGTGCTGAATGCCTGGTCGGACGATTTTGTGTATCTGCACGGAATGGTTATTCCAGCGAAATATGCTGCTTGGGCTGAGTTAATCCTCATCCAGATTTTCATTCCTGGGACATCCTTTCTTGGCCATCTTGGTGGGATACTTGCTGGACTGGTTTACCTTTGGCTGAAGCGCACATTCAACGGGCCAGATCCATTGACTCTTCTGATTTCAAGCATTACCAAGGTCGTGACCTGGCCACTGAAATTTGCTCAGAAACTTCTGCGATCTGTCAGATCACAAGGTCGCATAACAGGCCGGGgcagggttgggcgccgtgcaTCAGCAAGAGAGACAGGTCGAGGGTTATGGAGATGCTCAACCTGCACCTATGACAACTCAATTGCCACAGATATCTGTGAGATGTGCAGCACTGCGCGAGAGGACCGTTCTTTTTCACAGAGACAGAATCATCAAGCTGGGGGTAGTGGTGAGCTCTCAGTTGTTGAGATACGCCGTAGGAGGCTTCAAAGATTTGACAGATGA